The DNA segment ATCCTGCTAGAACGTTACATGAAAGTTGCTCTACATCTTTTTGCCCattatacacacaaaaacattccTCCTACGTTGTCACGATGCGTTTATACAGTCTTTTGTACTATGCACACCCCGTGAATGATGAAACCCACTCCCACTCTGCCCGAAATTTGCAAGACTAATTGCTTCATCCATCAATCCGTGCGCATCAGCCCGAGCGCTCATCAACCTCACACGACAATGGGAACGCAACAGCACCGCACCACAGTGAAGAAACTTTTCTTTAttagcatcagcagcagtggGACGCGTTTCgccgtttcttttttattcatgTGTGTCCCCCATCCTTTCCGTGTCCAAAGAAAGAACCACGACAGCAGCGACAAGGACAGCGACGGGCAGGCGAGATTCAGCTTCCGGCCACCGTTTCAGAACCGTTCGCGCATAACCGGTGGCCCCCCCACCAGAACGCGACATCGTTAGGAGTGAGCAATTACGAATTTCATGCGTCACTTATCAAAAGTCCCGATACGTCTTCCCCGTCTCGAGCCGATCCCGCCTGGTTGGATGttactatttattttttcatcccTTTTTATGGCCGCTGTCGTTTTCTGGGGAATTCTGTGGAACCGCTGCTGGCACTTCACATTATGGCCGCATTTCGGGACAGCATAGCGCTCGTTACTCGTGGCTGCACGACATGAATCACTTCGATCGGGCTTGTCACATGACTTCCGGCAGGACGCTTGTGAGAGTTGCAGGCCGAGGGGAAGGTGGAGAGTGGAGTACAGGTCACCAGTAACGCACTCTAACGTGCGCAGCATTGTGCCGGGTGGGAGGacattttacttattttccATAAGCCGTTGAGtgaaaaacaccaccaccgggagGGGTTGTTTGTTATCTACTCGAAGAAGATGGTCTGTAAAGCGAGCACATCACCTTAAAAACGCAcaaactctctctctatacCTGCAATTTATGACCCAGTAATAAGCAGGTGATGCCACGTACGGAGCCGTAAGCCATACCCTATTTGAAGGTGAGGCTAGGAAGATTTATGGTCGCAGTTTCGCGGAAAATTGTGGCTTACCAAGGGACACCAGCCGCCACCAATCATCTTGAGGAGTGCGTTCGCGCCGATGTAAAACATCATCGATACAAATAACGTTCTTTTCAGTGTGGTTCTTGATGTTACTAAACACACCATAAAAGAGGTCCTTTCGTCGGTAAACGTCAATTCCCTTCGGGTCATGTTGGCAAGAATGATCCTTTGCTTATACCACCGACAAGACACGATAAAAGGGTAGTGCGAGAGTTCATCAAAATAAGTGGTACAACAACGCTTGATGGTGCCGGTACAAAgccacaaaaaacacacacacacccctcaATCAAACTAACCCTCCCTGCAATTGTACAACCGAGCGGTCTTACCTTTGCGGCTTTGCGCGGCGTTAGGGCACGTACCTTCATACATCCTTTGCCTTTTCTGACCCCGTTTCTTCGGCTAATAGGCagtttaaatgttttgttaaaaTCTAAAGCGATTATCTGTTGCAGATAGTCGACACCGGCACACCACGATCGGTAAAACATCGTACGGTTAGGGGTCTTCGGTTCCGTACGTTCCCCTTTTTCTGTACCCTTCTTTTGACACCCAGCCGGACGTAAGAGGTTTtcactttgttgctgctggcaggATGTATTTTCCTTTCGTCTGCCGGGTGTCTGATGAACGTGTTGTATGTTTAGATGAGATGTGGTGGGGTGACTTGGCTTTGAACCATTCGACCGGAGAGGGTTGATGGCAACCCACGCTTTGCGGTCGGACGGGGTATGTGATTTCGTGATAAGTGTCAATAAAGCGGGTACGATATAATGGGCTGTAGTGCTTTGGTACAATGATCTAGGTGCATGTGTCAAGCGGTGTGCGATGTACTCGGTGGACTCTTTTAAAGCGATGTCGAACTGGCTGATAACCCGTCATGGGAGGATGTTTTTGTTAAGCGGTTGTATCtgaatgtttcatttctcattggaaatGGGTTGATTTGCTTTAAAATTGCATGCATTTGATTGAGTtttaccaaaaacaattttaaaagtcCATAGATAGTATCCTTTTGGGAATCGATTGCTATTTACATATTGGTTTCACCGAAAAATTTATGAATAGAAAGGTCTAGTGAGTGTTTTTTCATTAACGTTCAGATGTATGGTTTATTTTGTGCTTAGAGAAAAAATAGGATGGATTCAGGTTAAATGGGTTAAATACGTATTTAATATCATTAGAATCAGATCTCTAATATGAACGGGTTTAACTTCGCTCATTTTCTATCGTATCGAGTTTTCTCTCTTGTAGCTTAGGGGccatccataaattacgtaacgctgaaattgggatttttcgaccccctccccccctatcGTAACAAAACGTAACGTTGGAGGAGACCCCCCTTccaaaattacgtaacgcacGATCGAACACCCCCCCTTAATTTGGTTTTGCatcaacaaatacaaaaaaatatgggtttatatttttttatttgattgcttttatAAAATACGCAgagttgttttaattaatgtttaattaaaattaatgtttaattaatgAAAGGAAAGTTAGATAaaaaatttataattaaagaAACGCATAATATATATGTTGAGCATTTTTAGACTTCTTGCCAGATTGGCTTCAATTGTTCAGTAATGTTTATGATGGGAACACTATCTGTTTCGATTACATTGGCATCTTCTTCATTCCATATGGCATCTTCATTATTAAAACTTACCCAGGTGGGCGATCATTTGTCAGTGACCAGTGATAGGATTGTATTACGTTACGTAACATAATGTGAacccccctctcccctatgTAACAAACCGTAACGCTACAGGgaaccccctcctcccccccccctttgagcgttacgtaatttatggacgccCCCTTATAGTTCATTTACTAAGTAACATGGTTCTAAGCTAAGATTGTTTAGATTTTTACTAGAATCAAAGTTCACTTTTAGCTAAACTATGCCGACTATGTTTTGGCTAAACAGATGTCGAAAagatgagattttttttaaagttattaAATCGTCTCATTTAGTCTAGTCTCAACTCTGGCTGTTAATGGGTCAgaacttttgtttttgctccggATGCAAGGTAAGCAATCAAATTTTGGATGTTTGTAATAAATCTAGCATACGGAAATACTATGTTTTCTTAATTATCGCTATTCTCAGGTTTGCCTTATATCAAAAGGGCACATAAACTTATTCTGAACCATATAATCGTTTAACCGTGAACATTATAATGAAATCATACCGGCCTTGAAACTAATCCTGAACCCATTTTGATCTTGTGAATTTTAAAGTCCTGAACCTATCCTGGAATTGACCTCAACTCTATATCGTTCCTGAAGCTGATCCAGTGGTAGAACTGATCTAAACCCAGTAAGAACTTTGAACTGATTCTGGATccatattaattattaattaacgCTTAGTGGTATATGAACTGATTCCAAATTTATATCAATTAGTGGACGTTGTTAACGTATTGATTTCTgaatttcctaaaattgaataCTATACTAAAACAATAGGCAACAAGAAAAATTTGGATGAATAATTCCGAGCAAAATAGTTCATAATTTTATCCAAATCAGCTAACTAAATTATTCTGTCCCAATAAGTAATTTTTCCGCTAAATCTAAAGAAATTATTGAAACTATTGCTAGCTATCGCAAGCAATCCAAACCAGTTCAACATCAACTTCCCCACAAAACAGCCCGTCCACTAACTAATATGACTCACGCCTGCGGCACACATTGGATGAAGCACTCATTAGCTTCACTCTATTTTCTCATCAATAAAACCCGATTGTACCTCCCTCACACTAGACAGCATTTATGGAACTCAAGCTCCTCGCTGCACCGTGGAAAGCTAAACCACAGCAAAAAGAAATGCTGACTACTTGTACGAAAATTTACGACCCTCATTCCATACGGGCCCGAATGCCACCATGTGCCACCGGCATGCATGAAATTGTGATACGCCTTTGCTTCCaattgcacaaacacactaacaAACAATTACATTGTACTGTATACCTTAAAAGTTACATACACTgtagacacacactcactacgACATTGGGGAGTTTTTACCCTGTATTTCGGTACGATCGTCCATCCGATCGTCAACGTGCTCAGTCACCAAAATGCAACCCTTCCTAGCGGCCGTACTGCGGCTGCTCGTCGGCCTACTCAAGACCTGGCTGTATCGTGTTTGGCTCGGGCTACGGCCACCTACTTCCAACGACTGCTGTACCGTTACGCTCGGCCCGGGTAAGGTGCGTGGCCTTACAAAAGTGACGACCGGCGGTACCCGCTACCATGCGTTCAAGGGCATTCCCTATGCCGTGCCTCCGCTTGGTGATCGACGGTTTCAGGTAAGCATGCGACGTGAGTGGATTGTTTTGATGACACAGACACAACATAAACCGTTGACAAAAACCCACCACATCTTCCACCCCATATTCTCAAACAGCCCGCAGTTCCGCTGGAATCGTTCCAAACGCCTGTGTTGGAGTGTTTTGTTGAGCGTAGCAAGTGTTTGCAGTACGATCAACTGCTCAATGTGTTGGTCGGTTCGGAAGATGGGCTGTTTCTTAATGTGTACACACCGGCCCTGACCGGGAATTACTCTTGTGGGCTGTTTCCCGTGATGGTGTACATACACGGTGGTGGATTCCTCAGCGGCAGTGGTGATGCGTTCCTGTACGATCCGGTGCACTTTATGGAGCAGCGCGTAGTGATCGTTACGTTCAACTATCGGCTTGGACCACTTGGATTTCTTTCCCTGCCTGAGGCAGGCATTGAGGGTAATGCGGGACTGAAGGATCAGTTGCTAGTGTTGCAGTGGGTCCGGAACAATATCGGCCAGTTCGGAGGAGATCCGGAGAATGTTACGCTGTTTGGTGAGAGTGCAGGAGCTAAGGCGGCCTATCTGCACTACCTTTCTCCGGTTTCTAGGTGAGGTTTCGAGGAGTTTTGTTGATAAGAAGTTGTTGTAGAATTTAATTCTTTTTCCTTTCAGGAAATATTTCCATCGAGTGATCTGTCAAAGTGGAGTCGCTTGTTCCGACTTGGCATTTCAAGTCGAACCAAGCGAGAAAGCCCGTAAACTAGCGAAGTGTGTGGGTTATGAAGGATCATCCGACCAAGAAGCACTGGGTAAGATCCATTGCTATTACATTCAGATCATCTTTAATCAACTCAACTCTCTTACAGACATGCTCCTGAAAACACCTGCCAAAGAACTATTCAAACACCAGCTTGCCACACTGACGGACAGTGAACGTCACGAGGAACTGCAATTTCCATTCCGTCCAGTAATAGAACGTCCTCACCCCGGTGCTATCGTTCTGCAGCATCCACTCGACGCCTTACAGACAGAGCTCGATCCACCCATACCTCTCATTACCGGCTGCAACAGTGGCGAAGGTATGATCGCACTCGCCAAAGCCCAGCACCATCTCGCGGAGTATAATGCTCACCCGGAACGGCTTTTGCCTCCAATGTTACGCTTACACGCCAACGCAAACGAACTCGGCAAGAAAGTGAAACAATTCTACTTCCAAACTCGTCCCATCACCAGCGATATGCTCCCAGAGCTGATGGACGTCCTGTCTGACAATGAGTACGTTATGGCCACGGTAACTGCTGCCGAGCTGGTGGCAAAGTTTCAACCGAAGGTGAAGCATTACTGTTACTACTTCACGCACGACGGTCGGTGGGGAAATTTGAAGCGATTGCTGAATATGTACCATCTGCCGGGTGTTTGCCATGGGGATGATGTGTTCTACATGTTTAGCTCGGCACTGAATGCAACGCTACCCGGAGATGCTGATGAAGTTTGGGTTCGGCAAGCGTTCGTGAGGATGTGGAGTAACTTTGCGCACCTGGGAGATCCAACACCGGATGAGGGTGATCTTGCGGAGGGATTAGTACGCTGGGAACCGGTTGAACCTTGTGCTGGAAAGAGTTACTTTAAACTGAGGTGTCTGCAGATTGATCGAAGCTTGAAGATGGTAGCTAATCCTTTCTTGAAGCGTAGTACATTCTGGAGAGAGCTATTCCGGACGTATGGATACGGTTCTAGGAAGCTGCCGGAGTGAGGTAGACAGTTGGAATGAAGTTGGAAAGTGTTTATCTCTATTTGATCTCGCAAGAGTTAGTCTCTGTACTATATATTCCTAATGGAGATCGCGCTATTAAGCCGAGGGATCATATGTATTACGATTGCGTATATTTCTGAGCAAACTCATAACCGTTTGTTATTAAAtcatattatttttgtaaGCTATTCAATAAAAATCTCAACAATAGTAATTCTGCATAATTCTCTCCCTAAACATCGAACGCTTCTGCTTGACCTGACTCTTGGTCACATGTACCGGTAACTGTCGCACGTAGGTGAGCTAAATATATCTAAAAATGTCGCCCTGACCGATCCTCCAGACTGACTAAGCACTTTGTTTTGATTCATCCCCGATGCCGAACACCGTTCCGGGGCTGGTGAGCCACCGCTACTGTGCACTCTGGACCCGTGCGATAGTGCCCCCtggaaagggaaaaaggcGGCGTCACAGCAAAACATGCTACAGTAACCGGTCGGGTCGCTGCAATAAACAACTGCGCGCGGCATACGAAGTGTAGATAGCTAATCGCTCAGCTTGGTGAAATCACTCGTTGTTGCCGCCACCTAACTCCTCGTCATCCTCACAGGCCTTCCCCACAGGGTCTAGTGCGCTGAATGAAGCACTAGCAATGCTACCGCGATAAGATACTCTAGCCACTGGCTGGCGATTGCACAAGAGGAGGGGTAGGATCGCTCGCACAtaccaatgtgtgtgtatgtgtgccctTGTCCTCATCTTCTCCCCCTGGGACTCTGGCAGTAGAGGGGAATTGTCGATACGTTCGCGCGTAAAGACGCGCGGATTTTTTTGCGATTAGTTCTACTTCATCGCGCGAACGGAACTGATCCCATTGGGTTGAACGCCGTAGTGGGTTTCCGTAGTCCGTTTGGAACGTTatttggtgtttgtgtgtgtgtgtgaataggTGACAGACCACGATGGTACTAACCCGGGCACGTGTGTTGTACGATTTTGCGTGCGCCCTGTTGCACATCGCGTACGGTTTGGTGCTGTTTGTGCTGCAGCATCGATGGATCCGATTCTGGCCaccacctgtccgtccagttGTAAGTGTGCGGCAGGGTAAGGTACGGGGCGTCACCTCGACCCTGCCGAACGGTGGCCAGTATCACTACTTCAAGGGTATCCCGTATGCGGAACCACCGGTCGGGCGGCTACGCTTTCGACCACCCGTTGCGCTGGAACGGTTCCGCAAACCTGTCGTCGACTGTTACGCCGAGCGGGCCAATGGGGTGCAGAAAGATTTCTTCTCCACCTGGGTCAGTGGGTCCGAGTCGTGCCTGTATCTGAACGTTTTCACACCCCGGCTGCCGGGCGAGGCCGACACAACGAAGGGTGTGCCGCGGCTTCCGGTCATGGTGTACATCCATGGCGGTGGGTTCATGAGTGGCAGCGGAAGCAGCTTCTTCTACAACCCGGAGCACTTCATCGAGCGGGACGTGCTGGTCGTCACCATAAACTATCGGTTGGGGCCGCACGGATTCCTCTACCTGCCGGCCGCCGGCATTCCGGGCAATGCGGGCCTTAAAGATCAGGTAAAGATCGTGCGTATGGGCAGTGTTTgcgcaaaattaaaaatcacaTAGAAACATGAAATCGAAAGTGTCAACTCGCTAATCAACcggattgtttttgtttgctagcTGCTGGCGTTGAAATGGGTCA comes from the Anopheles coluzzii chromosome 2, AcolN3, whole genome shotgun sequence genome and includes:
- the LOC120950513 gene encoding uncharacterized protein LOC120950513, producing MQPFLAAVLRLLVGLLKTWLYRVWLGLRPPTSNDCCTVTLGPGKVRGLTKVTTGGTRYHAFKGIPYAVPPLGDRRFQPAVPLESFQTPVLECFVERSKCLQYDQLLNVLVGSEDGLFLNVYTPALTGNYSCGLFPVMVYIHGGGFLSGSGDAFLYDPVHFMEQRVVIVTFNYRLGPLGFLSLPEAGIEGNAGLKDQLLVLQWVRNNIGQFGGDPENVTLFGESAGAKAAYLHYLSPVSRKYFHRVICQSGVACSDLAFQVEPSEKARKLAKCVGYEGSSDQEALDMLLKTPAKELFKHQLATLTDSERHEELQFPFRPVIERPHPGAIVLQHPLDALQTELDPPIPLITGCNSGEGMIALAKAQHHLAEYNAHPERLLPPMLRLHANANELGKKVKQFYFQTRPITSDMLPELMDVLSDNEYVMATVTAAELVAKFQPKVKHYCYYFTHDGRWGNLKRLLNMYHLPGVCHGDDVFYMFSSALNATLPGDADEVWVRQAFVRMWSNFAHLGDPTPDEGDLAEGLVRWEPVEPCAAVRPVVSVRQGKVRGVTSTLPNGGQYHYFKGIPYAEPPVGRLRFRPPVALERFRKPVVDCYAERANGVQKDFFSTWVSGSESCLYLNVFTPRLPGEADTTKGVPRLPVMVYIHGGGFMSGSGSSFFYNPEHFIERDVLVVTINYRLGPHGFLYLPAAGIPGNAGLKDQLLALKWVNENIAQFGGNPDNVTLFGESAGSMSAYLHYLSPNSRKYIHRVICQSGVAVTESFFQVEPEEKARKLARFFGYTGDSDQGVLETLQKVSAKQLARHQNEAITEAEKQLALIFIFRPVVEQQQTEDSIITQPPWELLKSYDTLRMPLLEGCNDGEGILALRSLGKRWKAFGKAPERFVPVLLGRSPQLDRAAVGREIKQFYFGERPVNDRTIDRMCDVLSDNTFITNSATSAEWLAKYQPNAPHFHYRFTFDGRFSMLKRIFQLSNVPGACHGDDTLYMFNPGFLPKLPPNSDECRVRDIFIALWTSFAKHGDPTREVPANLVPVRWEPVSKVARDSADFDLDCLEINTVPRMVRNPGAGRMQLWRGLLKKYRADYL